In the genome of Gemmatimonas sp., one region contains:
- a CDS encoding L-lactate dehydrogenase: MARRVAIIGTGWVGSSVAISTLQLGVADELLLYDARTEVAEGEAMDLAQGSSFYPGATVRTASIEEMIDADAIVIAAGRNGKPGESRLALLRDNAALAQELGARLSAARGVIVVVTNPVDVLTRVVLEASGLPPARVIGTGTMLDTARLREALGRALDLDPRSVHAQVVGEHGDSEVVLWSSVQIGGVPLAQWPGWSADRETPMANEVRTAAYEIIKRKGATNHAIGLVTATLLRTILRGERRVLTVSRWQEGASGVRDVALSMPTIVGSGGAEIVLEPEMLPQERERLERSAQVLRDAYASVRDA, from the coding sequence ATGGCTCGACGGGTCGCCATAATCGGCACCGGCTGGGTAGGATCGAGCGTGGCCATCTCCACGCTGCAACTAGGCGTGGCCGACGAACTCCTGCTGTACGACGCCCGCACCGAGGTCGCCGAAGGGGAGGCGATGGATCTCGCGCAGGGGAGTTCGTTCTACCCCGGCGCCACCGTGCGCACGGCGTCGATCGAGGAGATGATCGACGCCGACGCGATCGTGATCGCGGCCGGGCGCAACGGCAAGCCCGGCGAATCGCGACTGGCCTTGCTGCGCGACAACGCCGCGTTGGCGCAGGAACTCGGCGCGCGCCTTTCGGCCGCGCGCGGCGTGATCGTCGTGGTCACCAATCCGGTCGACGTGCTCACGCGCGTGGTCCTCGAAGCCTCGGGACTGCCGCCAGCGCGCGTGATCGGGACCGGCACCATGCTTGACACGGCACGCCTTCGCGAGGCACTCGGACGCGCGCTCGACCTCGACCCGCGCTCAGTACATGCGCAGGTCGTCGGCGAACACGGCGACTCCGAAGTGGTGCTCTGGTCGAGTGTGCAGATAGGCGGCGTGCCGCTGGCGCAGTGGCCCGGGTGGAGTGCCGATCGCGAAACGCCCATGGCCAACGAGGTGCGCACCGCCGCCTACGAGATCATCAAGCGCAAAGGCGCCACCAATCACGCCATCGGCTTGGTCACCGCCACGTTGCTGCGCACGATCCTGCGCGGTGAGCGTCGCGTGCTGACGGTATCACGATGGCAGGAGGGCGCGTCGGGCGTGCGCGACGTGGCGCTTTCCATGCCGACCATCGTGGGCAGTGGCGGCGCGGAGATCGTGCTCGAGCCGGAAATGCTGCCACAAGAACGCGAACGCCTCGAGCGTTCGGCTCAGGTGCTGCGCGATGCGTATGCGAGTGTGCGCGACGCGTAG
- a CDS encoding alpha/beta fold hydrolase — MTRRILAIAAAVALIAAGVALYTPDADQDTLRARYLASASDLRTIEGTSLHVRDTGPRDAPALILLHGFGSSLHTWEPWARALDSTYRVIRFDFPGSGLSAPDATGDYADMRSMQLLATLMDTLGVQRATLIGNSMGGRIAWAFAARYPERVETLVLISPDGFASPGFEYDKPADVPLVLPLMRYVMPRSVFRMSLEPAYADQRVLTDGLVARYYDLMLAPGARDAMLQRLRQTILINPIPQLRQIQAPTLLLWGQQDQMIPFSNAADYMKALPQATLVPLPNVGHLPFEETPTAALVPLRQFLSQRLSH, encoded by the coding sequence ATGACACGACGTATTCTAGCGATCGCCGCTGCCGTGGCCCTCATCGCGGCCGGCGTGGCCCTGTACACCCCCGATGCTGACCAAGACACGCTCCGCGCCCGCTACCTCGCCAGCGCAAGCGACTTACGCACGATCGAAGGCACGTCGTTGCACGTCCGCGATACCGGACCACGCGATGCACCGGCGCTGATCCTGCTGCACGGCTTCGGCTCGAGCTTGCATACGTGGGAGCCGTGGGCCCGCGCGCTCGATAGCACCTATCGCGTGATTCGCTTCGACTTTCCCGGCAGCGGCCTGAGTGCGCCCGACGCCACCGGCGACTACGCCGACATGCGCAGCATGCAGCTACTGGCCACGCTCATGGACACGCTGGGGGTGCAGCGCGCCACGCTTATCGGCAACTCGATGGGCGGCCGGATCGCCTGGGCGTTCGCCGCCCGATATCCCGAGCGCGTGGAGACGCTGGTGCTGATCTCGCCCGACGGCTTTGCGAGTCCGGGCTTCGAGTATGACAAACCAGCCGACGTACCGCTCGTCCTGCCACTCATGCGCTACGTGATGCCGAGATCGGTGTTTCGCATGAGTCTCGAGCCGGCGTATGCCGATCAGCGTGTACTCACCGACGGCCTGGTGGCTCGCTACTACGATCTCATGCTCGCGCCGGGCGCGCGCGACGCGATGCTGCAGCGCCTGCGTCAGACGATTCTCATCAATCCCATTCCGCAGCTCCGGCAGATTCAGGCACCAACGTTGCTGTTGTGGGGACAACAGGATCAGATGATCCCCTTCAGCAATGCCGCCGACTACATGAAGGCATTGCCGCAGGCCACGCTGGTGCCGCTGCCCAACGTGGGGCATCTCCCGTTCGAGGAGACGCCGACGGCCGCGCTCGTGCCGTTGCGTCAGTTCCTCTCGCAGCGCCTCTCTCACTGA
- the asd gene encoding archaetidylserine decarboxylase (Phosphatidylserine decarboxylase is synthesized as a single chain precursor. Generation of the pyruvoyl active site from a Ser is coupled to cleavage of a Gly-Ser bond between the larger (beta) and smaller (alpha chains). It is an integral membrane protein.): MSSPLFVIAQYLLPKRALTSLAGAFASARRGEQTTSVIRWFVAKYGVNMSEAAEPDITTYATFNDFFTRALKPGARSIAQAEFVCPVDGAISQLGPITGDQIFQAKGHSYSTTALVGGDASLAAPYANGDFATIYLSPRDYHRIHMPCDGRLVRMIHVPGDLFSVNPTTARGVPGLFARNERVVCLFEGAHGPFVMVLVGATIVGSMATVWHGIVNPPRPGTVREWDYTDQTIHLAQGDEMGRFLLGSTVVMLFPPKTVTFTAPWAAERPVRMGEPMGTRP; the protein is encoded by the coding sequence GTGTCCTCGCCTCTCTTCGTCATCGCCCAGTACCTGCTGCCCAAGCGGGCCCTCACGTCGCTGGCCGGCGCCTTCGCGTCGGCCCGGCGCGGCGAACAGACGACCTCGGTGATCCGCTGGTTCGTGGCCAAGTACGGCGTCAACATGAGCGAGGCGGCCGAGCCGGACATCACCACGTATGCCACGTTCAACGACTTCTTCACGCGTGCACTGAAGCCAGGCGCGCGATCCATTGCCCAGGCCGAGTTCGTGTGTCCGGTGGACGGCGCGATCAGTCAGCTCGGTCCCATCACCGGCGATCAGATCTTTCAGGCGAAGGGGCACAGTTACTCCACCACGGCGCTGGTCGGTGGCGATGCATCACTGGCCGCGCCCTACGCCAACGGGGACTTCGCCACGATCTATCTGAGCCCCAGGGATTACCATCGCATTCACATGCCGTGCGATGGGCGTCTGGTGCGCATGATTCACGTGCCTGGCGACTTGTTCTCAGTGAATCCCACCACCGCGCGCGGCGTGCCAGGACTGTTCGCGCGCAACGAACGCGTGGTGTGCCTGTTCGAGGGCGCCCACGGGCCGTTCGTGATGGTGCTGGTGGGCGCCACGATCGTGGGCAGCATGGCCACCGTGTGGCACGGTATCGTGAACCCGCCGCGCCCGGGCACGGTGCGCGAGTGGGACTACACCGACCAGACCATCCATCTCGCCCAAGGCGACGAGATGGGACGTTTCCTGCTAGGCTCTACGGTGGTGATGCTCTTCCCGCCGAAGACCGTCACGTTCACCGCGCCGTGGGCCGCCGAACGGCCCGTGCGCATGGGTGAACCGATGGGGACGCGGCCGTAA
- a CDS encoding amidohydrolase family protein, translated as MTHRLPHRLTPRFVPLAALALIASSALPGALLHAQDGPSSAAETLPLKTARTHIFTTTKGSWLSLDVSPDGSQLVFDLLGDLYTMPIAGGKATRLTSGMGFDAQPRFSPDGRKIVFISDRSGGENVWIQSLDGKDTTQVTKGNNNMYVSPEWTPDGAYVVSSRGGGLGGAAKLWMYNVNGGNGLPITTEPTLPATLKLLGAAFGKDPRYMWFAARTGDWQYNSIGAQFQLHVWDKETGRVSQMTTRFGSGFRPTLSPDGKYLVYGTRFETKTGLRLRNLETQKEDWLAFPVQRDDTESRAPMDAYPGFSFMPDSKSVVVSYGGEIWRVPVDKSAATKIPFEAEVKLEMGPEVKFAWKIDTAATFTSRQVRDIQPSPDGKQLAFSSLGHIQVMALPGGTPTRVSKNTTGEFGPVWSPDGKSLAWVTWDDAVGGQIMRATFDAKKGWTTQTLTTSAGLYTDLAWSPAGDRIVAVRAAAREMQEAGAAFFGPAAADIVWLPVTGGALSVIMPSGGLGTPHFTRDATRIFAYGRAGLQSFRWDGTDIKTHLKVTGPLPPGAGGEPGLDAALVEKESRHYIGGRAARPLGTDTHLDPAEPTPPQPPPASLVLMAPSGDQALAMVGMDLYTITVAQVGAVAPTVNVSMPAAASAPVKKLNTIGGEFPTWNSTGRVVHWALGNSVWSYDLDRAKVAEDSAKADAKMKARLRADTTKSVKDSIMRGDSIAKADTTKKKPLPAYTPAEMKITVMSPRDTPRGVAVFRGAKAITMKGNEIIENADIVVRDSRIVAVGARGSMTIPAGAQIFDVSGKTIMPGMVDTHYHPQWLTPQIHNTQTWQYLATLAYGTTTTRDPQTSSTDFLAYTDRVESGEMIGPRIYTTGPGVFSAEPVRDYAHAKDIMTRYAKYYDTKTLKMYMSGNRQQRQWLIMAAKELGIMPTTEGGLDQKLNLTHGIDGYPGIEHTLPITPKFEDIFEWYKATQVTNSPTLIVEYGGPFGEGWFYQTEDLMNDAKLRRFTHPVDFDGKVRRRGAGNAPGPAGFAVKEEYAMWQHAEDIAKTVAAGGRIGVGSHGQLQGLGMHWELWLIQSGGLSTHDALRSATIVGAEAIGLGGEIGSLEAGKFADLIVLDRDPLVNIRNSNSVSMVMVNGRLFDGNTLDEVYPRKKPLVRQPWSYTVPTAAAGIRQ; from the coding sequence GTGACGCATCGCCTGCCGCACCGTCTGACCCCACGTTTCGTACCTCTCGCGGCGCTGGCGCTGATCGCGTCGAGCGCGCTGCCTGGCGCGTTGCTGCACGCGCAAGACGGCCCCTCGTCCGCCGCCGAGACGCTGCCGCTCAAGACGGCGCGCACCCACATCTTCACCACGACGAAGGGCAGCTGGCTGTCCCTCGACGTGTCGCCCGACGGCTCGCAGCTCGTGTTCGATCTGCTCGGCGATCTGTACACGATGCCAATCGCCGGCGGTAAGGCTACGCGCCTCACCAGCGGTATGGGATTCGATGCGCAGCCGCGCTTCTCGCCCGATGGCCGGAAGATCGTGTTCATCTCCGATCGCTCGGGCGGCGAGAACGTCTGGATTCAGTCGCTCGACGGCAAGGACACCACGCAGGTCACCAAGGGCAACAACAACATGTACGTGTCGCCGGAGTGGACGCCGGACGGTGCCTACGTGGTGAGTTCGCGCGGTGGCGGATTGGGCGGCGCGGCGAAGCTGTGGATGTACAACGTGAACGGCGGCAATGGCCTGCCCATCACGACGGAGCCCACGCTGCCGGCCACGCTGAAGCTGCTTGGCGCCGCCTTCGGCAAGGACCCGCGCTACATGTGGTTCGCTGCCCGCACCGGCGACTGGCAGTACAACAGCATCGGCGCGCAATTCCAGCTCCATGTGTGGGACAAGGAAACGGGACGCGTGTCGCAGATGACGACGCGCTTCGGATCCGGCTTCCGTCCAACCTTGTCGCCCGACGGCAAGTACTTGGTGTACGGCACGCGCTTCGAAACCAAGACGGGACTGCGCCTTCGCAATCTCGAGACGCAGAAGGAAGACTGGCTGGCCTTTCCCGTGCAGCGCGATGACACCGAGTCGCGCGCGCCGATGGATGCGTATCCGGGCTTCAGCTTCATGCCCGACTCGAAGTCGGTGGTCGTGTCGTACGGTGGTGAGATCTGGCGGGTACCGGTCGACAAGTCGGCCGCGACCAAGATTCCTTTCGAAGCCGAAGTGAAGCTCGAGATGGGACCCGAGGTGAAGTTTGCCTGGAAGATCGACACGGCGGCCACGTTCACCTCGCGACAAGTACGCGATATTCAGCCGTCGCCCGATGGCAAACAACTCGCGTTCTCGTCGTTGGGGCACATACAGGTGATGGCGTTGCCCGGCGGCACGCCGACGCGCGTGAGCAAGAACACGACGGGTGAGTTCGGCCCCGTGTGGTCGCCCGATGGCAAGTCGTTGGCGTGGGTCACCTGGGACGACGCCGTCGGTGGCCAGATCATGCGTGCCACCTTCGACGCGAAGAAAGGTTGGACCACGCAGACGCTCACCACGTCGGCTGGTTTGTACACGGATCTCGCATGGTCGCCCGCGGGCGATCGGATTGTCGCGGTGCGTGCCGCGGCCCGCGAGATGCAGGAAGCGGGTGCGGCGTTCTTCGGTCCCGCGGCAGCCGACATTGTGTGGCTCCCGGTTACGGGTGGCGCACTGTCGGTGATTATGCCCAGTGGCGGATTGGGCACGCCGCACTTCACCCGGGATGCCACACGCATCTTCGCGTACGGACGTGCGGGGCTGCAGTCGTTTCGCTGGGACGGCACCGATATCAAGACGCACCTCAAGGTCACGGGCCCGTTGCCGCCGGGCGCCGGCGGTGAACCCGGTCTCGATGCGGCGCTGGTCGAGAAGGAGTCGCGGCACTACATCGGCGGACGCGCCGCGCGTCCACTGGGTACCGATACGCACCTCGATCCCGCTGAGCCCACACCGCCGCAGCCGCCGCCAGCGTCGTTGGTGCTGATGGCGCCGAGTGGCGATCAGGCGTTGGCGATGGTCGGCATGGACCTCTACACGATCACGGTGGCGCAGGTGGGTGCCGTCGCGCCCACGGTGAACGTGTCGATGCCGGCGGCAGCCTCGGCGCCGGTGAAGAAGCTGAACACGATCGGTGGCGAGTTCCCCACGTGGAACAGCACCGGCCGGGTGGTGCACTGGGCGCTCGGCAATTCGGTGTGGTCGTACGATCTCGACCGCGCGAAGGTGGCGGAGGACTCGGCCAAGGCCGATGCAAAGATGAAAGCGCGCCTGCGAGCCGATACCACGAAGTCGGTAAAGGACAGCATCATGCGCGGCGACTCCATCGCGAAGGCCGACACCACCAAGAAGAAGCCGTTGCCGGCCTATACGCCGGCGGAAATGAAGATCACGGTGATGTCGCCTCGTGACACGCCGCGTGGCGTGGCGGTGTTCCGCGGGGCGAAGGCGATCACGATGAAGGGGAACGAGATCATCGAGAACGCTGACATCGTGGTGCGCGACAGTCGCATCGTGGCCGTCGGTGCGCGCGGTAGCATGACCATTCCTGCCGGCGCGCAGATCTTCGACGTGAGCGGCAAGACGATCATGCCCGGCATGGTGGATACACACTACCACCCGCAATGGCTCACGCCGCAGATCCATAACACGCAAACGTGGCAGTATCTCGCCACGCTGGCCTACGGCACCACCACCACGCGCGATCCGCAAACGTCGAGCACCGACTTCCTGGCGTATACGGATCGCGTGGAGTCGGGTGAGATGATCGGCCCTCGCATTTATACCACGGGCCCCGGTGTTTTCTCGGCCGAGCCGGTGCGCGACTATGCGCATGCGAAGGACATCATGACGCGGTACGCCAAGTACTACGACACGAAGACGCTCAAGATGTACATGAGTGGGAACCGTCAGCAGCGGCAGTGGCTGATCATGGCGGCGAAGGAGCTCGGCATCATGCCGACCACCGAAGGCGGCCTCGATCAGAAACTCAACCTCACGCACGGCATTGATGGCTATCCCGGCATCGAGCACACGCTGCCGATCACGCCCAAGTTCGAAGACATTTTCGAGTGGTACAAGGCGACGCAGGTGACCAACTCGCCGACCCTGATCGTAGAGTACGGCGGTCCGTTCGGTGAAGGCTGGTTCTACCAGACGGAAGACCTGATGAACGACGCCAAGCTTCGTCGCTTCACGCATCCGGTCGATTTCGACGGCAAGGTGCGTCGCCGCGGCGCCGGCAATGCACCCGGACCGGCCGGCTTCGCCGTGAAGGAAGAGTACGCCATGTGGCAACATGCGGAGGACATCGCGAAAACGGTGGCGGCCGGCGGTCGCATTGGTGTAGGCAGTCACGGCCAGTTGCAGGGACTGGGCATGCACTGGGAGTTGTGGCTGATCCAGTCGGGCGGACTCTCCACGCACGACGCGCTGCGTTCAGCCACGATCGTAGGTGCCGAAGCCATTGGACTTGGTGGTGAAATCGGATCGCTCGAGGCCGGCAAGTTCGCCGACCTGATCGTGCTCGACCGTGATCCCTTGGTGAACATCCGCAACAGCAACAGCGTGTCGATGGTGATGGTGAACGGCCGACTGTTCGACGGCAACACGCTGGATGAAGTGTATCCGCGGAAGAAGCCGCTGGTGCGTCAGCCGTGGAGCTACACGGTGCCTACGGCAGCGGCGGGCATCCGGCAGTAA
- a CDS encoding alpha/beta hydrolase-fold protein, which yields MRRSILFALRLFLLVLCLPAPLTAQGRILVDTIRSKALAGNAIGDTPNREVFVYTPPSYDRTPNRRFPVLYLLHGFTSHPREWLDGSYQGLDLQQTMDSLWRVDAGEFLVVMPSADNAMGGSFYVNSSAFGKWDDFVSQELVRYIDARYRTRPDRASRGVAGQSMGGFGALYLAQKHSDVFGAVYAMSPCCTALVGELAPTSEIWPYVRDSTLTPPQPIAGSVRLARAMTAAFAAPFDQPGAWSKFLPVDQLTKDATGLRRSCAVVIEYGLDDAIASVPLGSRAYADALARAKIPYRLDAFAGGHTDRTRQRFEQRVLPFFAQQFSGAAPGSPCPP from the coding sequence ATGCGCCGATCAATCCTGTTCGCCCTCCGCCTCTTCCTCCTCGTGCTCTGCCTCCCCGCGCCGCTCACGGCGCAGGGACGCATTCTCGTCGACACGATCCGCTCCAAGGCACTCGCCGGCAACGCCATCGGCGACACGCCGAATCGTGAAGTGTTCGTCTACACGCCGCCCAGCTACGACCGCACACCGAACCGCCGCTTCCCCGTGCTGTACTTGCTGCATGGCTTCACGTCGCATCCGCGTGAATGGCTCGATGGCTCGTACCAGGGGCTCGACCTGCAGCAAACGATGGACAGTCTCTGGCGCGTCGATGCCGGCGAGTTCCTGGTGGTGATGCCGAGTGCCGACAACGCGATGGGCGGCAGCTTTTATGTGAACTCGTCAGCGTTCGGTAAATGGGATGACTTTGTATCGCAGGAGTTGGTGCGCTACATCGATGCGCGCTATCGCACGCGCCCCGACCGTGCGTCGCGTGGAGTGGCCGGACAATCAATGGGCGGCTTTGGTGCGCTGTATCTCGCGCAGAAGCACAGCGACGTATTCGGCGCGGTGTACGCCATGAGTCCGTGTTGCACGGCGTTGGTGGGTGAGCTCGCGCCCACAAGTGAAATCTGGCCGTACGTGCGTGACTCCACACTCACGCCGCCGCAACCAATCGCTGGCAGTGTGCGCCTCGCCCGCGCCATGACCGCCGCCTTCGCGGCGCCGTTCGACCAGCCCGGCGCGTGGTCAAAGTTTCTGCCGGTCGATCAGCTCACCAAAGACGCCACGGGCCTGCGCCGCAGCTGCGCCGTGGTCATCGAGTACGGGCTCGACGACGCCATCGCCAGTGTGCCGTTGGGGTCGCGCGCCTACGCCGACGCACTGGCCCGCGCCAAGATCCCCTATCGCCTCGATGCGTTCGCCGGCGGGCACACCGATCGTACGCGACAACGGTTCGAGCAGCGCGTGTTGCCGTTTTTTGCGCAGCAGTTCTCGGGCGCCGCACCCGGCAGTCCATGCCCGCCGTGA
- a CDS encoding superoxide dismutase family protein yields MRSASPRLARRASAALGVALLFAACSKAEDASAKDSAMAADSAASLTLDSTATAGASAGVTARVVDAGGRELGVLTFADAGAAISVDGTLRGLPPGVHGMHIHAVGRCDAPDFASAGPHWSPTPKQHGSTNEAGPHHGDLMNVTVGADSSAVVKMSTPAGSLRGENPLLDADGAAIVIHATADDYKTDPSGNSGARIACGVASGS; encoded by the coding sequence ATGCGCTCCGCCTCGCCCCGCCTCGCTCGCCGCGCCTCCGCCGCGCTCGGCGTCGCGCTCCTCTTCGCGGCTTGCAGTAAGGCCGAGGATGCCTCAGCCAAGGATTCGGCCATGGCGGCCGATTCCGCCGCGTCGTTGACACTCGATTCCACCGCGACGGCCGGCGCCAGCGCTGGCGTGACCGCGAGGGTGGTCGATGCGGGCGGCCGTGAACTCGGCGTGCTGACGTTCGCCGACGCCGGCGCCGCGATTTCGGTGGACGGCACGCTGCGCGGCCTGCCGCCGGGTGTGCACGGCATGCATATCCATGCCGTCGGTCGTTGCGACGCTCCTGATTTCGCCAGCGCCGGACCGCACTGGAGCCCCACGCCCAAGCAGCACGGCAGCACGAACGAAGCCGGTCCGCATCACGGCGATCTCATGAACGTCACCGTCGGTGCCGACAGCAGCGCCGTGGTGAAGATGTCGACGCCGGCCGGTTCGCTGCGTGGCGAAAACCCACTGCTCGACGCCGATGGTGCCGCCATCGTGATTCATGCCACCGCCGACGACTACAAGACGGATCCGTCGGGAAACTCGGGTGCTCGCATTGCCTGCGGCGTGGCCTCCGGCTCCTGA
- a CDS encoding M23 family metallopeptidase, whose amino-acid sequence MNVSAPLHAALALGLLLTFGHTHRVQTRACPLPSDFAWQPASPKAGSLFRVTTSARTVGATVAATVAGETLHFRVSGDSAVAIAAVPIDSTTGITMTWSCSGEASGNVRIPTLAGSYKLERLRVAPRFGASPDAATAERMRVEAERAAAVSRDAHNTPRLWSSPFLSPRSSRITSPFGGGRTFNGAVTSRHMGTDYAGAVGAPVRAANRGVVRIVDAFTLGGNVVYVDHGEGLVTAYLHLSKQLVSVGDTVARGDTIGRVGATGRVTGPHLHFIARFGTITVDPAGLNTLARSAQRPR is encoded by the coding sequence GTGAACGTGTCTGCCCCGCTGCACGCCGCCTTGGCGCTCGGACTGTTGCTCACGTTCGGCCACACTCATCGGGTGCAAACGCGCGCCTGCCCACTGCCGTCCGACTTCGCTTGGCAGCCGGCGTCACCGAAGGCCGGCTCGCTCTTTCGCGTGACGACGTCGGCGCGCACCGTCGGCGCCACCGTCGCCGCCACCGTTGCCGGTGAAACGCTGCACTTCCGCGTATCCGGCGACTCGGCGGTTGCGATCGCGGCGGTGCCGATCGATTCCACAACGGGTATCACGATGACGTGGTCTTGCAGCGGCGAGGCGTCGGGGAACGTGCGCATTCCCACCCTGGCCGGGAGTTATAAGCTCGAGCGACTGCGGGTCGCGCCGCGATTCGGTGCTTCACCCGATGCAGCCACGGCCGAACGCATGCGCGTCGAAGCCGAGCGCGCGGCCGCCGTCTCACGCGACGCGCACAACACCCCGCGACTCTGGTCGTCGCCATTTCTTTCGCCGCGGTCGTCGCGCATCACCAGCCCGTTCGGCGGTGGTCGCACATTCAACGGTGCCGTGACCAGTCGGCATATGGGCACAGACTACGCCGGCGCTGTGGGTGCACCGGTGCGTGCGGCCAACCGCGGCGTGGTCCGCATCGTCGATGCGTTCACGCTCGGCGGCAACGTGGTGTACGTCGATCACGGCGAAGGACTCGTCACGGCGTATTTGCATCTCAGCAAACAGCTGGTGTCGGTCGGTGACACCGTGGCGCGCGGCGACACGATCGGACGCGTCGGCGCCACGGGTCGCGTGACGGGGCCGCATCTGCACTTCATTGCGCGCTTCGGCACCATTACCGTGGACCCAGCGGGGCTCAACACACTCGCGCGCAGCGCACAACGACCGCGCTGA
- a CDS encoding FAD-dependent oxidoreductase, with product MHETRPVAPMLFDTDVAVVGGGLAGLTAACRLAASGQRVTLLEARSRLGGRVLTVPAVPFADGAWLDLGPAWFWPHQQHIRALVAQLALPVFAQHREGLARYEADAGRAPESFDASGQSDPSYRLAGGMTALTHALHAASQAAPTPVTVHLNAAVHTVTLQPHGVTVDGTGFRGTARRIIVAAPPRVVSRDIVFAPPLSHAMRATLIDTVTWMGHAMKCVVTYDVPFWRNAGRSGYAVSWGGPLQEIHDACVPPQDGVPAGSALMGFVAPRTSAAARAFRDASLEERRAAVLAQLARLFGPEAFDATGYAEYDWTRDRLSCGPHDDTPPAAHPDYGLALFTGDAWNGRLIWAGSETSEIGGGYLDGAVASGWRAAHAVLSFAESS from the coding sequence ATGCACGAAACCCGCCCCGTTGCACCCATGCTCTTCGACACCGACGTTGCCGTGGTGGGCGGCGGCCTCGCCGGCCTGACCGCCGCCTGCCGCCTTGCCGCGTCGGGACAGCGCGTGACCCTGCTCGAGGCCCGCTCGCGCCTCGGCGGCCGCGTACTCACCGTCCCCGCCGTCCCGTTCGCCGACGGCGCCTGGCTTGATCTCGGCCCCGCGTGGTTCTGGCCGCACCAGCAGCACATTCGCGCGCTGGTCGCCCAATTGGCGCTTCCCGTGTTCGCGCAGCACCGTGAGGGGCTCGCGAGGTACGAAGCCGACGCCGGGCGTGCCCCGGAGTCGTTCGACGCATCCGGACAGTCCGATCCGTCGTATCGCCTGGCCGGAGGCATGACTGCCCTCACGCATGCACTTCACGCCGCGTCGCAGGCCGCGCCCACACCAGTCACCGTACATCTCAACGCGGCAGTGCACACGGTGACCCTGCAACCACACGGCGTGACCGTCGACGGGACTGGCTTCCGCGGAACGGCTCGTCGTATCATCGTCGCCGCTCCGCCGCGGGTCGTGTCGCGTGACATCGTGTTCGCGCCGCCGCTCTCCCACGCGATGCGGGCGACGCTCATCGACACGGTCACGTGGATGGGGCACGCGATGAAGTGCGTCGTGACCTACGACGTGCCGTTCTGGCGCAACGCGGGGCGCTCGGGGTACGCCGTGAGTTGGGGCGGACCGCTGCAGGAGATTCACGACGCGTGCGTGCCGCCGCAGGATGGAGTGCCGGCCGGCTCCGCGCTCATGGGCTTCGTGGCACCGCGCACCAGTGCTGCCGCTCGGGCATTCCGTGACGCGAGTCTCGAGGAACGCCGCGCGGCGGTGCTGGCACAACTGGCGCGACTCTTCGGCCCCGAGGCCTTCGATGCGACTGGCTACGCGGAGTATGACTGGACGCGAGACCGGCTCAGCTGCGGACCGCACGATGATACGCCACCGGCGGCCCATCCCGACTACGGGCTCGCCCTCTTCACTGGCGATGCATGGAATGGTCGCCTGATCTGGGCCGGCTCGGAAACCTCCGAGATCGGTGGCGGGTATCTCGACGGAGCCGTGGCGTCGGGATGGCGCGCCGCCCACGCGGTCCTCTCCTTCGCCGAGTCGTCGTGA
- a CDS encoding cyclase family protein, whose product MNVQAHTLVDLSHAIEDGVVYYKGLPAPVICDYLSREDSRALYEPGTEFQIGRVELITNTGTYIDCPFHRYADGRDTASMPLERFVDQSALVVRATTRAERAIDVAQLSAQLSLPEVRGKAVLVHTGWDAHWGTDAYFEGHPYLTEQAAIWLRDAGAVLVGIDSMNIDNTERGTRPVHTVLLRKEILIAEHLCNLQLLPDSGFSFTAVPPKLVGVGTFPVRAFATVPYASRTLAYASRST is encoded by the coding sequence GTGAATGTGCAGGCGCATACACTGGTAGACCTGAGCCACGCCATCGAGGATGGCGTGGTGTACTACAAAGGTCTGCCAGCGCCGGTGATCTGCGACTACCTGAGTCGGGAAGACTCACGTGCGTTGTACGAACCGGGTACCGAGTTTCAGATCGGTCGCGTGGAGCTGATCACCAACACCGGCACGTACATCGACTGTCCGTTCCATCGCTACGCCGATGGACGCGACACGGCGTCGATGCCGCTGGAACGGTTTGTCGATCAATCCGCACTCGTGGTGCGCGCGACCACGCGTGCGGAGCGCGCGATCGATGTCGCGCAATTGTCGGCGCAACTCTCGCTGCCCGAAGTGCGTGGCAAGGCGGTGCTCGTGCACACGGGGTGGGACGCGCACTGGGGCACCGATGCCTACTTCGAGGGGCATCCGTATCTCACCGAGCAGGCCGCGATCTGGTTGCGCGATGCCGGCGCGGTGCTGGTGGGGATCGACTCGATGAACATCGACAATACCGAGCGCGGTACGCGTCCGGTGCACACGGTGTTGCTGCGCAAGGAGATCCTGATCGCCGAGCATCTGTGCAATCTGCAGCTGCTGCCCGATTCAGGCTTCAGCTTTACCGCCGTGCCGCCCAAGCTGGTGGGCGTGGGGACCTTTCCCGTACGCGCGTTCGCTACGGTCCCCTACGCGTCGCGCACACTCGCATACGCATCGCGCAGCACCTGA